DNA sequence from the Halobacterium sp. DL1 genome:
CAATGAGCCACGACAAGATTTCTGTCCCAGAGCAGGGAGAGCAGGTCACCTACGACGAGGAGAACGACGAACTCCACGTCCCCGCCGACCCCATCATCCCCATCATCCACGGAGACGGCATCGGGAAGGACGTCGGTCCGGCCGCCCAGAAGGTCCTGACCGCCGCCGCGGAGGCGACCGGCCACAACGTCGAGTGGATGGAGGTGTACGCAGGCGAGACCGCCCGCGAGATGTACGACGAGAACCTCCCCGAGGAGACGGTCGAGGCCATCCGCGAGCACCGCGTCGCCATCAAGGGCCCGCTCACGACGCCCGTCGGTGCGGGCTTCCGCAGCCTCAACGTCGCACTCCGACAGACCCTCGACCTCTACGCGAACGTCCGACCGACGTACTACCTCGACGGCGTCCCGTCACCGATGAAGGCGCCCGAGGAGATGGACATGGTCACGTTCCGGGAGAACACCGAGGACGTCTACGCCGGCATCGAGTGGGAGGCCGGCACCGAGGAGGCCGAGAAGGTACGAGACTTCGTCGAGGACGAGATGGACTTCGACGGCGTGATGCACGAGGGTCCCATCGGCCTCGGCCTCAAACCCATCTCCGAGAAGGGGAGCAAGCGCCTCGTCCGCGAGGCCATCGACTACGCCATCGAGAACGACCGCGACAAGGTGACGCTGGTCCACAAGGGGAACATCATGAAGTTCACCGAGGGCCAGTTCGGCACCTGGGGGATGGAGGTCGCCGACGAGGAGTACTCCGACGACGAGGTGTTCGCCGCGCCCGACTCCCTCTGGGAGGAGCAGGACGAGGTCGACATCCCGGAGGACGCCGTCATGGTCGAGGAGCGCCTCGCCGACGCGATGCTCCAGTGGATACAGCTGCGCACCGACGAGTTCGACGTGCTCGCGATGCCGAACCTCAACGGCGACTACCTCTCCGACGCCGCGGGCGCCCAGATCGGCGGCCTCGGCATCGCGCCGGGCGCGAACTTCGGGAAGGGGCGCTGTCTCGCCGAGCCGGTCCACGGCTCCGCGCCGAAGCGCGCCGGTCAGGACAAGGCGAACCCGACCGCGCTCATCCTCTCGGGCCGCCTCCTCTTCGAGTACATCGGCTGGGAGGACGCCGGGCAGCTCATCCGTGATGCCGTCGAGGACGCCATCTCCTCCGGCGAGGTCACGTACGACCTCGAGCGACAGATCGAGGGCGGCACGAAACTCTCCACCACGGAGTACGCCGAGGCCGTCGTCGAGCGCATCGAAGAACTCGCCTGAGCGAGTCCCTCGGAGAGTCGGCTACCGCCGACGACATCGACGAACCCGCGTAACCCGCGGGCCGGGCAGTCGGCTTCCGCCCCGTTCGGTTTCGAGCGGCGGTCGAGCGTTCGGTGGGGGTGTTTTCTGCGTCGAAGGCGTAGTGGATAGTATGTCCGACGACGAGGGCTCCAGCGGCGACGCGTCCGGGAGCTCGCTGGGAACGCTGGAGCGGTGGGTCCTGCTGGAGGGGTCGCGGGCAGTGGTCGCCGGGCTCACCACTCTCGCCATCTTCGCGTTCGTGCTGGCAGTCAGCGCCTCTCCCTACAGCCCCCTCGAGGACCAGCAGCCGATCTTCTACGCGTTCAGCGGCTTGATAAGCGGGAACCTCACCATCGTCACGGTCGTCGTCTCGATCAACCAGCTGCTGCTCTCCCGGGAGCTGCGGACGCCGAGCGAGCTCGAGACGGAGATCGAGGGGATGGTCGACTACCGGAGGAAGATCGAGGACGCCGCCGGCCAGGTCGCGCCCGTCGAGCCGCTGGGGTTCCTGCGGTTGATCTTCGAGACGGCCCGCCAACAGGCCCAGCAGCTCGGCGGGCTCGCAGTCACCGAGACCGACGAGCGGGTCGCCGAGGACGTCGACAGAGTAGTCACGAAGCTGACCCAGAAGTTCGACCGAATCGACACGCTCCTGCAGTCCCGCAACGTTGGGACCTTCCAGGTGCTCGCCACGACTCTGGGCACGAACTACGCCAGGGAGATCAACAAGCTCCGGCGGATCAAGTCCGGGCACGGCGACCAGCTGCCGGCCGACGTCGAGGACTCCATCGACGACCTCGTCCACCACCTCCAGGATATCGACGTCGCCCGGCAGTACCTCAAGTCCATCTACCTCCAGCAGGAGCTCGCGTCGCTCTCGCGGCTCCTGTTCTACACCGGCCTCCCGTCGGTGACCGTCGTGGCGGCGGCGCTGCTCCTCTTCACGGCGCCGGGCCAGGCGCACCTGCCCGAGCCGGTGGTCACGCTCCTGGTCCCGGCCGTAGTCACCGTCGGCCTCTTCCCGCTCACGGTGCTGTTCGCCTACATCCTCAGGACCGCCACCGTCGCCCGGCGGACGGCGGCGGTCATCCCGTTCACGGTGCCTACCCAGGAGTCGGGCGACTGAGTTCCGCCCGTCGACTGCGGGCGAACCGGTAGCCGCGACAACGGCTTTGCGTCTCGACGACGTAGCCTGCAGTATGACCGACGACGACCCGTTCGATGGGCTGGACGTACCGGGCGAGGACGACCTGGCGCGTGCCGAACAGGAGTTGACCGTCCACGTCGAATCCCGCCGATACGACAAGCCGATGACCGTCGTCGAGGGGTTCGACCCGGACGCGACGGACACCGGCGAAGTAGCCACGCTCCTGAAGAAGGGGCTGGGCGCTGGCGGCACCGCCAAAGAGACGAGCGTTGAGGTGCAGGGCGACCACGCCGAGCGCGCCCGGGAGCTGCTCGAGAGCGAGGGGTTTCGAGTGCAGTGACGTCACTCCCTCGACGGCGAGGGAAATCGAGTCAGGTGATGCGGGCGAGGAGGTCGCCGCGGCGGAACTCCCCCTGCTCCGCGACGAGCCGCTCGACCGTGCCGGAGTCGGGCGCAGTCACGTCGACGCTCACCTTCTCGATCTGGATCTCGGCGATGGTCTCGCCCGCCTCGACGGTCGCGCCGTCCCGGACGAACCAGTTCGAGACGACCGCCTCCTCGACGTCCATCGCGTCCGCCGGCCACACGTCCGCGGAGTCGACGTCGGTCATTCCGTGAGGCGGTGAACGGCGTCGGAGATATCCCCGGTAGACGGGTTGAACTCCTCTTCGAGGGGGCGAGCGTAGGGCACCGGCACGTCGGGACTGGCGACGCGCTCCGGGGGCGCTTCGAGCGCGTCGAAGGCGTGCTCGGCGGCCAGCGCCGCGATCTCCCCGGAGACGCCGAATGAGTGGTAGTCCTCGTCGACGACGACGAGACGGCCCGTCTTCCGCACCGAGTCGAGGACCGTCTCGCGGTCGAGGGGGACGAGCGATCGGAGGTCCACGACCTCGGCGTCGACGCCGTCGTCTGCGAGGTCCTCGGCGGCGGCGAGCGCGCGGTGGACGTGGAGGCCGAGCGTGACGATGGAGACGTCACTCCCCTCGCGTTTGACGTCGGCCTCTCCGATGGGGGCCTCGTACTCCTCCTCGGGCACCTCGGTCTTCGGTCCCTCCGGTGCGGGCATCCAGCCCAGGCCCATCAGGCGCTTGTGGAACATGTAGACGACGGGGTCGTCGTCGCGGATGGCGGCGTGCATCAGGCCCTTGGCGTCCCGGGCGGTCGACGGGACAACCACCTTCATCCCCGGGAGGTGGGCGAAGGTGCCGTAGAGGGTCTGAGAGTGCTGGGCGGCGTCGTTGTACGTGCCGCCGACCGCCGTCGTCAGCACCATCGGCACCGACACCTGCCCGCCGCTCATGTACGTGTGCTTCGCCATCGCGTTGTATATCTGGTCGAAGCAGACGCCGAAGAAGTCGGTGAACATCAACTCCGCGATGGGGCGCATCCCCTCCATCGCGGCGCCGGTGGCGGCCCCCATGAACGCCGTCTCGCTGATGGGTACGTCCATCACGCGGTCGCGCCCGAACTCCTCGAGGAGCCCCTGGGTCGAGTCGAAGATGCCGCCGTAGTCGGCGACGTCCTCCCCCATGTAGAAGACCTCGTCGTTCTCCCGCATCTCGTGGGCGATGGCGTCGACCATCGCGCGACTCATCGTGAGTTCGCGCTCGCTGGACTGCTGGCTCATTCGGGACCACCCCCGATTGCCGTGCCGTGCTCGGGCGGGTCCGTGAACACGTCCTCGTAGGTCGACTCGGGGTCCGGCTGGGGCTGGTCTTTCGCCCACTCGATCGCGTCGTCGACGCGCTGTTCGGCCCGCTCCCGGATGGCTTCGAGGTCGTCGTCGTCGACGCCCGCCGCTGCGAGGTCGGCCTCCAGACTCGGGATACAGTCGAGTTCCTGGGCGCGTTCGACGTCTGCGTCCGGCCGGTAGGACTCGGGGTCGCCCATGAAGTGACCCATACGGCGGTGAACCTGGACCGAAAGCAGCGTCGGGCCATTGCCGTTACGGGCGCGTCCGACGGCCTCCTCGGCGGCCTCGTAGACGGCGACGACGTCGTCGAACTCGACGCTGCGGCCGGGCAGGTCGAAGCCGTCGGCGCGGTCGGCGAGGTTGTCGACGTCCGTGATGCGCTCTTGTGGCATCGAGATGGCCCAGTCGTTGTCCTCCACGACGAAGACGACGGGGAGGTCGTGGACCGCCGCGAAGTTCAGTGACTCGAGGAACCCCCCCTGGTCGACGGCGCCCTCGCCGAGGAACGCTACGGCGACGTCGTCCGTGTTGCGCTTCTTCGCTGCGAGCGCGGCGCCGGCGGCGGGCGGGCAGCCCTGCGCGATGATGCCCGAGCACGCGAAGTTGACGTCCGGGTCGTAGAGGTGCATGTGCCCGCCCTTCCCCGAGGAGAGTCCGGTTTCCCGGCCGAAAATCTCGGCGGTCATGCGCTTCAGGTCGACGCCCTTGGCGATAGCGACGTGGTGGGGGCGGTGGGGCGCGGTAACTGTGTCGTCGTCGCGGAGGTGGGCGCAGACGCCGGCGCCGGCCGCCTCCTGGCCGGCCGCGAGGTGGAGTTCGCCGGGGATGGGGCCGGCGGAGATGTCGAACGCCGGCTGTTTCCCCTCGAGATACTCCTCCTGGAGGCGCTCCTCGTAGTATCGTGCGGTGACCACGTCGTCGTAGAGGTCACGCAGAGTGTTGGTTGGTAACATGCCACTAGTAGGATTCGTCAGCTCCGAGTTAGTAATTGATTGACACGTAGTGGCGACGTTGTTACCAGTTCGTCGAGGCGAAGACGGGAGACGGCGCGAAGCCGTGGTCACCGTCGAGGGGTGAGCCTTTTCAGGGGGCGCGACCGACACAGTCGCATGTACGCGGTCGTCGGCTGTTCGAACTGCAACGCGCTCTGGGTGGTGGAAGGGCGGCCCGACACCACCGGCTGTCCGCGCTGCGAGAAGCGCCACCAGTTCGGGAAACTCCGGAAGTTCGTCACCACCGACGACGAGGACCACGCTCGCGAGGTGCGCGCGTCGATTCTCGCCAACAAGGCGGGCCACGGCGACGCGTTCGCGGAACTCGACGACTTCGCCACGCTCGACGACTACACAGACGACGTGGGGATGAGCGACGACGAGTTCCTGGCGCAGGCGGGCGTGGACACCGACGAGGTCGCGGGCGTCGAGGACCGGGTCGACGCCTCGACGCGGAGCCTCGGGAAGCGCGAGGCCGTCAGGACCGCGCTGCGGGAACTCGACGAACCGACGGCTGGCGAAGTGAAGGCGTTCGCGGCCGAGCACGACGTCGGCGGCGACTACGTGGAGCGCGCGCTGGCGAAACTGAAGCGGGCCGGCGAGGTCTCGGAGTCGGGCGGCCGGTACCGGGAGCTGTAGGGGAACTCAGACGGGGCCGCCGGTGAGCGCCCGGAGGAGCGTGAGGGCGAGCACGAGCACCGTGAGCAGGAGTTTGAGGACGCGGAGCGCGCGCACTGCCAGTGCGGACGGGGCTCCGTCGTCGGGGTCGCCGTGAGCGCGCATATTACGACCGTCGACAGTGAGGAAAATAACCCTGTGTCTGCCGCGGGGCGAAAGTGAAACTGGTCAGGCCGTCAGCGCGAGCAGGACGACGCCAGCGACGCCGACGCCGCAGAGCCAGCAGACGGCCTGCAGTGGGTTCGGAATCGGGATGACGTTCCCCGCCTGGTACTGCCCGGGATCGCCCGTCGAGGCGCCGATGCGTGCGCTCGCGGCGGCGGTTTCGATGCCCGCGTCGGTGATGCCGACGATGCCGGGGACGACGAACAGCGGGATGCCCGTCAGAATCATTCCGAGCAGTTTCAGCGGGAAGTCGGCGACGACGGCGGCGCCGGTCAGCACCAGCGTCGTGGCGACGCCAGTGGTCCCGAACTGGAGGGCGACTTCGCGGAGGTTCACGTCGTTCATGCTCCGCTCTCGTGTCGGTGATGCAATAAGTGTTGCCGGCGGTCTCAGCGACCGAGTTCGGCGTGGGCCGAGGAGAGGTGGCGGGACGCGAGCGCCGCGAGGAGGCTGAGTTCGCCCGCGAGGCCGCCCGCCGCGATGACCTCGGCGAGCGCGTCCGCGTTCGCGCCGGCCGGGTCGCCGCTCCCCCGGACGCCGAGCACGTCGAGAGCCTCCCGCTGGGTCGGGAGTTTCGTGCCGCCGCCGACGGTGCCGACCTCGAGGCTCGCGAAGGTCACGGAGGCGTAGAGCGCCTCGTCCCGTGCCTCGACGGTGGTGATGGCGTTCGACCCCTCGACGACCTGGGCGGCGTCCTGGCCGGTCGCGAGGAAGACGGCCGCGACGACGTTCGCCGCGTGGGCGTTGAACCCGAGGCTTCCGGCCTTCGCGGAGCCGACGAGGTTCTTCCGCGTGTTGGCCTCCTCGATGGCCTCCGGGGTCGTGTCGAAGCGGTCCTCGACGACGTCGCGGGGAATGGTGACGTCGGCGGTGACGCTGCGGCCCCGGCCCTCCACGGCGTTGATGGCGGCCGGCTTCTTGTCCGTGCAGAGGTTCCCCGAGAGCGCGACGAGTTCCGCGGGCGTCTCGCGCTCGACCACCTCGCTGGCGGCCTCTGTGGCGATGGTGGCCATGTTCATCCCCATCGCGTCCTTCGTGTCGTAGCTGAACCGGAGGTAGACGTTGTCGCCGACGACGTACGGGGTCACGTCCTGGAGTTCGCCGTGGCTGGTGGTGGACTCGGCGGCCTCCGCGAGTACGTCCACGTTCTCGCCGACCCACTCGGCGACTTCGGCTCCCTCGGTCACGTCCGCGACCCGGAAGACGGGCGCACGAGTCATCCCGACCTTCGTGACGCGGGCATTGGCGCCACCGGCGGCCGTGATGGCCGAGCAGCCGCGGTTGACGGAGGCGACGAGCGCGCCCTCCGTGGTGGCGAGTGGGAGGTAGAACTCGTCGTCGGCCGCGCCCCCCGAAACCGCGAGCGGGCCGGCGACGCCGAGCGGGAGCTGCGTGCCGCCGGCGAGGTTCTCGATGGCCGAGTCGACCGACTCGGCGTCGAACGTGAACGACCCCGTCGCGCCGAGGTCGGCGCCCGTCTCGCGGGCGAGCAGTTCGCGGCGCGCTGCCGCCGCGGTGTCCGCGTCGGCGTGGGATTCGAGTTCGTAGAGTCGGAGGTCGCCGGCCTGCACGCGGTCGGCGAGGTCGTCAGCGTCGGTCATGCTCCGGAGTCGGCGCGCCGGCGTCCTGAAGGTTCCCCTTCCGTGCCGCCCGGCGGAAATAGTTGGTTATATCACTGAGTAATTCGACGTGGTGGTATGACCGTTACCGCGATGCTGTCGGTCGCACCGCTGGACAGCCCGGAGGTCGACTTCGACGAGGAGATCGCGAAGGCCATCGACGCCCTCGAGGAGTTCGACGTCCGCTACGAGACCAACCCGATGGAGACCACCATCGAGGCCGACTCCGTCGAGGAGGTGTTCGCCGCCGCACGCGGCGCCCACGAGGCCCTCGACGCCGAGAGGGTCAGCACGAACCTGAAGATTGACCACTTCAAGGCGGAGGACCTGGCCGTCGAGGAGAAGGTCGACCGCGTGGAGGCCCACCTCGGCCGCGAGGCGGTGAGCGACCAATGACGTCGCGTCGCCGCTTTCTCGCCTCCGTCGGGGGTGCCGCTGCGCTCGGACTGGCAGGGTGCCTGGATGTCGCCAGCCCCAGTGGCGACCCGGACACGCTGAAGGTCGGCACGACGCAGTCGTACGTCGACGCCGTCTCCACCAGTGCCGGCGACTGGGTGAAAGCCGAGTTCGAGGCGCGCCACGACACGACCCTCGAGTGGGTCGTCCGCGAGAACGAACTCAACGGCTTCATCGAGCGCCGGAAACAGGGCGTCGACCTCGGCGCCGACATGTACGTCGGCGTCACGCCGACCGACCTCGTCCGCGCGGACCGGGAACTCGAGGCGTCGCTGTTCGAGGGCTTCGACACCGACCGCGTCCCGAACTCGCGGGATATCGTCGACGGCTACCGCTTCGACCCGCAGAACCGCGTGCTCCCCACCGGTTCCTCCTACGTCTGCATCGTCTACGACGAGGACGAGGTCGACGAACCCGAGAGCCTCGATGACCTCACGCGGGAGCCGTGGGCGGACAGCCTCATCCTCCCGAGCCCGCAGAACACGGTGACGGGACTCAGCTTCCTGCTGTGGACGGTCCACGAGTACGGCACCGACGGCTACCTCGACTACTGGGAGCGCCTGCTCGACAACGGCCTCCGCACCACCGGGTCGTGGAACGCCGCCTACAGCGCCTACTCCAACGAGGAGGCGCCGATGGTGATGTCCTACAGCACCGACCAGGTGTACGCCGCCCAGAGCGATGTCGACATGAGCCGCCACCAGATCGCGTTCCCGAACGACCAGGGCTACGCCTACGTCTCCGGCACCGCCCGCTTCGCGGACGCTGGGAAGGAAGAACTCGTCCACGAGTTCGCGAACTTCATGCTGGACGCTAAGACCCAGCAGACCACCGCCGTGAAGAACGTCGGCATCCCGACCGTCACGGACGCCTCGCTCCCCGAGGACGTCCGGCAGTACGCCCACGTCCCCGCGGAGACCGTCCAGTACGACTACGACGCGCTGCGCGAGAACCTCGACGACTGGCGCGGAACGGTCTCCCAGCGCATCGCGAACCAGTAGCGCCCCGGTCCGCCCCCGACCGCTTCCCCAACGTCTTTGCCACCGCGCGACCCCGAGAGTAGTATGACAGCGCCCGCCGACCTGATTCTGCAGAACGGCGAGGTGCACACGCTCGCCGGCGACGAGCCCTACGACGCCGTCGCGGTTCGACACGGCCGCGTGGTGCGCCTCACGAGCGACTACGACGTCGACTTCCTGAACGGCGTGGGGACGGACGTGGTGGACCTCGGCGGCCGCGTCCTCCTGCCGGGGTTCGTCGACGCCCACACGCACATGGAGACCGTCGGGCAGTACGGCCTCCACGCGGACCTCCGCGGCGCCAGCGGCCCCGGCGACGTCGCCGACCGCCTCCGCGAGCGAGCGGCCGAGAGCGACGGCTGGGTCCTGGGCTACGGCTACGACGAGAGCGCCTGGGACGCCGACGACATCGTGCAGGCCGACCTGGACGCCGTCAGCGAGGACCGACCGGTCGCGGCCATCCGCGAGGACATGCACACGGCGACAGTCAACGGCGTCGCCCTCGAGGAGTTCGGCGACGAGATGCCCGACGACGACGTGCTCGGGGACGGCCGCATCGTCGAGGACGCCGTGGAAGTCATCTACGACGCGTCCGACCCGGGGCCGGCGGAGACGAAGGAACTCGTCCGTGCTGCCCAGCGCGAGGCCAACGAACGTGGCGTGACCGCCGTCCACGACATGGCCCGGAACTCCGACGCGCCGCGGGCGGTCCGCGAACTCGCGCTCGCCGACGAACTCACCGTCCGAGTGCGCCTCAACTACTGGAGCGACCACCTGGACGCCGTCCGCGAGACCGGCCTGCGCACGAACCACGGCTCCGGCATGGTCGAGGTCGGCGGCGTGAAGACGTTTACCGACGGCAGCCTCGGCGGTCGCACCGCGAAGCTCTCGGAGCCGTACGCCGACGCGCCCGACGAGACGGGGACGTGGGTCGTCGACCCGGAGGAACTCCACGAACTCGTCCGCGAGGCCGACGACCTCGGCCTCCAGGTGACCGCCCACGCCATCGGCGACGAAGCTATCGACGCGGTGCTCGACGCCTACGAGACGTGCGCCGACGCGGGAGCGAGCCGCCACCGCGTCGAGCACGCCGAACTCGCCAGCGACGAGGCCATCGAGCGGATGGCGGACCTCGGCGTCGTCGCGTCGATGCAGCCGAACTTCCTGAAGTGGGCGGGCGAGGAGAGCCTCTACGAGGACCGCCTCGGCACCGAGCGCCGCGAGGGGAGCAACCGGTTCCGGACGATGCTCGACGCCGGCGTGCCGCTCGCGTTCGGCAGCGACTGCATGCCACTCGACCCGCTGCTGGGCGTCCACCACGCGGTGAACGCGCCGGCCGCGGAACAGCAACTCTCTGTCACCGAGGCGCTCCGGGCGTACACCGCGGGCGGCGCGTACGCCGGCTTCGCCGAGGACCGGATGGGGACCGTCGAACTCGGCGGCGTCGCGGACTTCGTCGTCCTCGACGATTCGCCGTGGGAGCACCGCGAATCGATCCGCGACATCGGCGTGGCCGCGACGGTCGTCGACGGCGACGTGGTCTACCGCAGCGACGACTTTGCCGGCGAACAGAACGACTAACTGCTCGCGGGAGCCAGCCCGAGATATGGCAACCACCGGGGTGTTCTTCGCGTTCTTCCTGCTGCTGTCCCTCCTGGGAGCGCTCGCGCTCTACTACTTCGTGCGCCGCGAGGCCGAGAACACGGACCGAATGAGCCGCAAGGAGGCCCACGAGCGGGTCTCCCGCGAGCAGGACGACAACTAGTCGAGCAGCGACTCGCCGGTCATCTCCGAGGGCTGGTCGATACCGAGCAGCGCGAGCAGCGTCGGGGAGACGTCCCGGAGCGCGCCGCCCTCGCGGACCGCGTGACCGCCGGAGAGGTCCTCGTCCGCCGCGTCGGCGTCGAGGAAGACGAACGGGACGGGGTTGAACGTGTGCGCTGTGTGGGGTTCGTCGGCGGTCCCCATGTCGTCGGCGTTGCCGTGGTCGGCGGTGAGGAGGACGTCCGCGCCAGAACTGCGGAGTGCGGGGACCAGCCGACCGAGTTGGTCGTCGGCGGCCTCGACGGCGTCGATGGCGGCCTCGTAGTCGCCGGTGTGGCCGACCATGTCGGGGTTCGCGTAGTTCAACACGAGCACGGCCGGGTCCTCGCTGTCGAGCACGTCGAGGGCGGTGTCGGTGACGCCCGCCGCGCTCATCTCCGGCTGGCGGTCGTAGGTGGGGACGTCCGGACTCTCGACGATGCGCCGTATCTCGCCGTCGAACTCCACCTCGCGGCCGCCGTTGAGGAAGTACGTGACGTGGGCGTACTTCTCTGACTCGGCGACTCTGAGCTGGCCGAGGCCGTGGTCCGCGAGCACGTCGCCGAGCGTCTGTTCGGGCTGCCGCGACGGGAACGCGACCGGGCAGTCGAACGTCCTGTCGTACTCCGTCATCGTGACAACCGGGACGTCCGGCGGGTGAGTGTCGAACTCCCAGTCGTCGGGCCGGATGTCCGCGAGCAGCCGCGTGAGTTGCCGCGCCCGGTCCGACCGGAAGTTGCAGAAGATCACGGCGTCCCCGTCGGCCAGCGCGGCCCCACCCTCGACGAGCGTGGGTTCGACGAACTCGTCGGTGGTCTCGCGGTCGTAGCTCTCCCGCACCGCGTCGACCGCGGACGCGGCACGGTGGTCGGCCTCGTGGTCGACGATGGCGTCGTAGGCCCGTCTCGTCCGGTCCCAGTTCTGGTCCCGGTCCATCGCGTAGTAGCGACCGGTGACCGTGGCGACGTCGCCGGTTCCGTGCTCGTCGACGACGGATTCGAGCGTCTCGAGGTACTCCTCCCCGCCGTGCGGGGAAGTGTCACGACCGTCCGTGAACGCGTGTGTCGTCGCCTCGACGCCCCGCTCCGCTGCGCACTCGATGAGTGCGTGGACGTGCTCGTGGTCGGAGTGGACGCCGCCGTCGCTCACGAGCCCCAGCAGGTGGACGCGCCCACCCGTCTCCGCGACGTGGTCGAAGGCGCCCGCTATAGCGTCGTTCTCGCAGAGTTCGTCCTTCGCGATGGCGTCCTCGATGCGCGTGTACTCCTGGAGGACGACCCGGCCCGACCCGATGGTGAGGTGGCCCACCTCGCTGTTCCCCATCTGCCCCTCCGGAAGCCCGACGTGGCGGCCGGTGGTGGTGAGCGTGCCGTCGGCGCCCCGGCGGGTGTACTCGTCGAAGTTCGGGGTGTCCGCGGCCTTCACGGCGTCCAGCCTGTCGTGGTCGCCGAGCCCCCAGCCGTCGAGAATCACGAGCGCGGCCTGCATGATTCTGGATGCGGTTGCCGCGCTCATTTAGGTGTCGTTCGTGGTCGCAGGTCCGGTGTAGCTTAGGACAGCAGACTTCACTTCGGATACCTAGAAAGCCCCGGCCGTCTCGGCGAACCCGGACTCGTTGCGCTCCTCGGCCTTCGGCCTGCGGTACTTACATCGTCCGGGTTCGCCGAGACGGCCGCCCCTTTCAGTCCTCCCATTGGCCGGTCGGACAGCCGGTACCGGGTGGGACTGAAAGGGGCGGCGTGCTCGCTAACCGAGGCGACGTAAGCACTGGAGTGAGCGTAGCGAACGAAGCGCG
Encoded proteins:
- a CDS encoding phosphoglyceromutase (catalyzes the interconversion of 2-phosphoglycerate and 3-phosphoglycerate), producing the protein MQAALVILDGWGLGDHDRLDAVKAADTPNFDEYTRRGADGTLTTTGRHVGLPEGQMGNSEVGHLTIGSGRVVLQEYTRIEDAIAKDELCENDAIAGAFDHVAETGGRVHLLGLVSDGGVHSDHEHVHALIECAAERGVEATTHAFTDGRDTSPHGGEEYLETLESVVDEHGTGDVATVTGRYYAMDRDQNWDRTRRAYDAIVDHEADHRAASAVDAVRESYDRETTDEFVEPTLVEGGAALADGDAVIFCNFRSDRARQLTRLLADIRPDDWEFDTHPPDVPVVTMTEYDRTFDCPVAFPSRQPEQTLGDVLADHGLGQLRVAESEKYAHVTYFLNGGREVEFDGEIRRIVESPDVPTYDRQPEMSAAGVTDTALDVLDSEDPAVLVLNYANPDMVGHTGDYEAAIDAVEAADDQLGRLVPALRSSGADVLLTADHGNADDMGTADEPHTAHTFNPVPFVFLDADAADEDLSGGHAVREGGALRDVSPTLLALLGIDQPSEMTGESLLD